A single window of Colletotrichum destructivum chromosome 9, complete sequence DNA harbors:
- a CDS encoding Putative peptidase S8/S53 domain, Fn3-like domain, peptidase S8, subtilisin, His-active: MLLRNAFSILFLAGAGLARFGHTADHPQDAQPARPRRFILELPQDSDLNRIRSDFSAYSSVGKVYKTFSSDVFTGVSVETTSEGAEDLRILFGARNVWPSRPVQMALAEKGRTFGRDVSAANYSIHGATGVARLHEQGILGKGVRVAVVDSGVDYDHPALGGGFGEGFKVVGGYDLVGGTEWPVEGYFKKPDSDPYEESEIGHGTHVSGIVAGRSDSWQGVAPEASILSYKVFGAGNSGGTDEETLIEAFLMAYEDGADVITSSIGGRGGFSNNVWAEIASRLVDRGLVVTISAGNDGAGGAFLADNGQSGRNVLSVASTEPEAVPGMPFDVTFEYENGDVNTTRFGFFHGSLAHPFPVNANASGLPITALSFDPYNVTVGCRFLGPDARNLSGFLVLAPRGGCNGATKRYALQSAGAEHVMLFNDDSLFPLEGDYATFRVEGITDQAAGVQILAALEQGANVTARFFDKSHASLVSLRNPAVVGSKFTSMGGLYDLQIKPDVAAPGSNIFSTLPSGKYGLMSGTSMATPYVAGIAALYIGKHGGRATHGPGFGKRLSARILASCESARWYDGNNMTDYGVWAPVFQLGNGLVNATKVLDYRSELSFAKFALNDTVNFVPEHYVNITNNCTRPVTYKFCVQAAGGYEVLDETAVASIKMGPQYTAFVPTEVTPVPNVTFPEGEFVIGPGETREAKFVFALPKGLNGTAMPLYSGKILVHGSNGEELAVPYMGVASDVRKNFRKMFVKNSPAMYSGRGAIPILYKSNFTFNLSYFEQDFPKLQVRLRYGAQVLRWDIFEVDWKEKDWGTYPPIPGRNGFVGMAATWVGLVFLFKSLPYIKVLTPGQDNDRHTAYFDPDFHDEFDLVRGPLTELSRDDYNYPPYAAWWLGRLANGKKIKAGKYT, translated from the exons ATGCTGCTGAGAAACGCCTTCTCGATCCTCTTcctggccggcgccggcttggcTCGGTTCGGACACACGGCGGATCACCCGCAAGATGCCCAGCCCGCCAGGCCCAGACGCTTCATCCTGGAACTTCCACAG GACTCAGACTTGAACCGGATCAGGTCCGACTTTTCGGCCTACTCGAGCGTGGGCAAAGTGTACAAGACGTTTAGCAGCGACGTCTTTACTGGCGTCAGTGTCGAGACGACGAGTGAGGGCGCTGAGGACCTTCGCATCCTCTTTGGCGCGCGCAACGtgtggccgtcgaggccggtgcagatggccctcgccgagaagggcCGTACCTTCGGCCGGGACGTGTCCGCGGCTAATTACTCCATCCACGGCGCCACCGGCGTGGCGAGGCTCCACGAGCAGGGCATCTTGGGTAAGGGGGTCAgagtcgccgtcgtcgattCTGGCGTGGACTACGACCATCCTGCC CTTGGCGGGGGCTTCGGCGAGGGTTTCAAAGTCGTCGGCGGTTATGATCTTGTAGGCGGTACAG AGTGGCCGGTTGAGGGGTACTTCAAGAAACCGGACAGCGACCCCTATGAGGAAAGCGAAATAGGGCACGGCACACACGTTTCCGGCATCGTTGCTGGACGATCAGATAG TTGGCAAGGCGTGGCACCTGAAGCCAGTATCTTGTCTTACAAGGTCTTTGGGGCCGGAAAT AGCGGCGGCACGGACGAAGAAACCCTGATCGAGGCCTTCTTGATGGCGTATGAGGACGGT GCCGATGTGATCACCTCATCGAttggaggccgaggagggtTCTCCAACAACGTCTGGGCCGAGATCGCCTCGCGGCTCGTGGATAGGGGCCTGGTCGTCACCATCTCGGCGggcaacgacggcgccggcggtgccTTTCTCGCCGACAACGGCCAGTCCGGACGGAACGTGCTCTCCGTGGCCTCGACCGAGCCGGAGGCCGTCCCCGGGATGCCGTTCGACGTGACGTTCGAGTACGAGAACGGCGACGTCAACACGACGCgcttcggcttcttccacGGCAGCCTCGCCCACCCGTTCCCcgtcaacgccaacgcctcgGGCCTGCCCATCACGGCCCTCTCGTTCGACCCCTACAACGTCACCGTCGGCTGCCGCTTCCTCGGGCCCGACGCGCGGAACCTGTCGGGATTCCTCGTGCTGGCGCCCAGGGGAGGCTGCAACGGCGCCACGAAGCGGTACGCGCTGCAGTCCGCCGGGGCCGAGCATGTCATGCTCTTCAACGACGACAGCCTGTTCCCGCTGGAGGGGGACTACGCCACGTTCCGGGTCGAGGGCATCACGGACCAGGCCGCGGGCGTGCAGAtcctcgcggccctcgagcagggcgCCAACGTCACGGCCCGGTTCTTCGACAAGTCGCACGCGTCGTTGGTCAGCCTCCGGAacccggccgtcgtcggctccAAGTTCACCTCGATGGGCGGGCTGTACGACCTCCAGATCAAGCcggacgtcgccgcgccCGGGTCCAAcatcttctcgaccttgccgaGCGGGAAGTACGGCCTCATGTCGggcacgtcgatggcgacgccgtacgtggccggcatcgccgcgcTCTACATCGGCAAGCACGGTGGCAGGGCGACCCACGGCCCGGGGTTCGGCAAGAGGCTCTCGGCGCGGATCCTTGCGAGCTGCGAGTCGGCCCGCTGGTACGACGGCAACAACATGACGGACTACGGCGTCTGGGCGCCCGTCTTCCAGCTCGGGAACGGGCTGGTCAACGCGACCAAGGTGCTCGACTACCGGTCCGAGCTGTCCTTTGCCAAATTCGCGCTCAACGACACGGTCAACTTCGTCCCGGAGCACTAcgtcaacatcaccaacaacTGCACCCGCCCGGTCACGTACAAGTTTTGTGTCCAGGCCGCGGGTGGGTACGAGGTCCTGGACGAGACCGCGGTGGCGTCCATCAAGATGGGGCCGCAGTACACGGCTTTCGTCCCGACGGAGGTGACACCCGTCCCGAACGTGACGTTCCCCGAGGGCGAGTTCGTCATCGGGCCCGGTGAGACCAGGGAGGCGAA GTTCGTCTTTGCGCTCCCCAAGGGCCTCAACGGCACGGCGATGCCTCTCTACAGCGGCAAGATCCTCGTACACGGGTccaacggcgaggagctggccgTGCCGTACATGGGCGTCGCCTCAGACGTCCGCAAGAACTTTAGGAAGATGTTTGTCAAGAACAGTCCCGCCATGTACTCGGGACGGGGCGCGATCCCCATCCTGTACAAGTCCAA CTTCACATTCAATCTCTCGTACTTTGAGCAGGACTTCCCGAAGCTCCAGGTCCGGCTCCGGTACGGCGCCCAGGTCCTCCGTTGGGACATTTTCGAGGTCGActggaaggagaaggatTGGGGCACGTATCCGCCAATCCCTGGCAGAAACGGCTTCGtcgggatggcggcgacctgggTAGGCCTCGTCTTTCTTTTCAAGTCACTTCCTTACATCAAAGTGCTGACTCCAGGCCAGGACAACGACAGGCACACGGCGTACTTTGACCCGGATTTCCACGACGAATTCGACCTCGTCAGGGGCCCGTTGACGGAGCTGTCGCGCGACGACTACAACTACCCCCCGTACGCGGCGTGGTGGCTGGGACGGTTGGCGAACggcaagaagatcaaggcgGGGAAGTACACGTAA
- a CDS encoding Putative Homeobox domain, Zinc finger C2H2-type: protein MADPFATEFPPVLPDDIEFDFSQFCLFPSAEDIYEDASASHDQAQHTGGDTQQPDEPMVSPSSSISGGVILSDVVENDNLDLKTADDTNASAAETTSKAGSRFTSTTIRVLRAWFDNHERYPYPTPEEVERLQKRTGLSKQQLTNWFANTRRRKRFCANGTASPRVPSFTEPGSGPIDIPARRPTPMPFEQMNPLQRWEHSPPEHEPALVSDISRAVAASSSRRSGLSNRSRSSARSSDNASSVSSVGTSRSSRGSRSNGSAYSYGSNASPVPTHGIRKDSSRRRRRAMAKGQRDKPKSLMQTRNLYQCTFCAETFKTKYDWQRHEKTLHLSLEEWVCSPGGAIEIDPERGILCVYCEEVGPDQHHLDGHHQAACSDRPLDERTFYRKDHLRQHLKLVHRTKKMTKCAEKWKVTTDAIRSRCGFCDAALESWSHRGDHIADHYRNDGITMSDWKGDWGFEPSVLAKLENAVPPYLIQWEQSAPVPFCANDGPADTCPSAYELLKLELEYFVRNFFEAHEALPSDDDLVYEGCTIIFGSQLFSPDLDSAASSWLRDLFMDATEIAARARLRPMNQLAKLRMSQLRIKGKADIFEDCELESQLCRHLREHTSLGLAVSDAELQQEACATLYRVEASSTNPSRRFAGFLVRLIWESTGWIESLRQRAEQFVGDPYLAFGPVQATLESLADDPMNGLFGGGLAGLGQMTLGSESQPAPTGHGDRMAGGGGGGGGGDALASFLEPAMYSQPPGAGPGLMPDDLLKDGASASASASATGPQDFYSRLQTGKTLFGGSGFSLGWTEQPSAKGMPFFLNDPNRYGRLAGELSRFVASSMSPNNPNKHVPTDDEIRYQARWIFYDDDDPWNQTPADTPEWLAEFKKQVGL, encoded by the exons ATGGCGGACCCTTTCGCAACGGAATTCCCTCCAGTGCTCCCGGATGACATCGAGTTCGACTTCAGTCAGTTCTGCCTATTCCCCTCCGCAGAAGATATCTACGAGGATGCCTCCGCCAGCCATGACCAGGCTCAACACACCGGCGGTGACACGCAACAACCAGACGAGCCTATGGTATCGCCGTCTTCAAGCATCTCCGGAGGCGTGATACTGTCCGACGTCGTTGAGAACGACAACCTAGACCTCAAGACCGCGGACGACACGAACGCCTCCGCGGCAGAAACAACATCCAAGGCCGGCAGCCGCTTcacctccaccaccatcaGGGTCCTGAGGGCGTGGTTCGACAACCACGAGCGGTACCCTTACCCGACGccggaggaggtcgagaggCTGCAGAAGCGGACGGGGTTGagcaagcagcagctcaCGAACTGGTTCGCCAACACGCGCCGCCGCAAGCGGTTCTGCGCCAACGGAACCGCGTCCCCGCGGGTCCCGTCCTTCACGGAGCCCGGCTCCGGGCCCATCGACATCCCCGCGCGCCGGCCCACGCCCATGCCGTTCGAGCAGATGAACCCCTTGCAGAGGTGGGAGCACTCGCCGCCGGAGCACGAGCCCGCCCTGGTATCCGACATCtcgcgcgccgtcgccgcgtcgtcgtcgaggcggtcgggCCTCTCGAACCGGTCGCGGTCGTCCGCCAGGTCGTCCGACAACGCCTCGTCGGTGAGCAGCGTCGGCACCTCGCGTTCGAGCAGGGGCTCGAGGTCCAACGGCTCCGCGTACTCGTACGGCTCCAACGCGTCTCCCGTGCCCACGCACGGCATCAGGAAGGACTCgagccggcggaggcggcgggccatggccaagggcCAGAGGGACAAGCCCAAGAGCCTGATGCAGACGCGCAACCTCTACCAGTGCACCTTCTGCGCCGAGACGTTTAAGACCAAGTATGACTGGCAGCGCCACGAGAAGACGCTCCACCTCTCGCTCGAGGAGTGGGTGTGCTCGCCCGGGGGCGCCATCGAGATCGACCCGGAGCGAGGCATCCTGTGCGTCTACTGCGAAGAGGTCGGCCCGGACCAGCACCATCTCGACGGCCACCACCAGGCGGCCTGCTCGGACAGGCCGCTGGACGAGCGCACGTTCTACCGCAAAGACCACCTCCGGCAGCACCTGAAGCTCGTACACCGGACCAAGAAGATGACCAAGTGCGCCGAGAAGTGGAAGGTCACGACGGACGCCATCCGGTCGAGGTGCGGGTTCTgcgacgccgcgctcgagTCGTGGTCCCATCGCGGCGACCACATCGCCGACCACTACCGCAACGACGGCATCACCATGTCGGACTGGAAAGGGGACTGGGGATTTGAGCCCTCGGTGCTTGCGAAGCTGGAAAACGCGGTGCCTCCAT ACCTCATCCAGTGGGAGCAGAGCGCCCCGGTGCCCTTTTGCGCAAACGACGGGCCGGCCGACACGTGTCCCAGCGCGTACGAGCTGCTcaagctcgagctcgagtaCTTTGTGCGCAACTTCTTCGAGGCGCACGAGGCCCTGCCgtcggacgacgacctcgtctaCGAGGGGTGCACCATCATCTTCGGCTCGCAGCTCTTCTCGCCCGACCTCGactcggccgccagctccTGGCTGCGCGACCTGTTCATGGACGCGACCGAGATCGCGGCGCGGGCCCGCCTGCGCCCGATGAACCAGCTGGCCAAGCTGCGCATGAGCCAGCTGCgcatcaagggcaaggccgaCATCTTTGAGGACTGCGAGCTCGAGTCCCAGCTGTGCCGGCACCTGCGCGAGCACAcgagcctcggcctcgccgtctcggACGCCGAGCTGCAGCAGGAGGCCTGCGCCACGCTGTACCGCGTCgaggcgtcctcgacgaacCCCTCGCGCCGCTTCGCCGGGTTCCTGGTCCGCCTGATCTGGGAGTCGACCGGCTGGATCGAGTCTCTGCGCCAGAGGGCCGAGCAGTTCGTCGGGGACCCGTACCTCGCCTTCGGCCCCGTCCAGGCGACGCTGGAGTCGCTGGCCGACGACCCGATGAACGGGCTCTTTGGCGGCGGGTTGGCGGGTCTGGGCCAGATGACCCTGGGATCGGAGAGCCAACCGGCTCCCACAGGCCACGGCGACAGgatggccggcggcggcggtggcggcggcggcggcgacgctctGGCGAGCTTCCTCGAGCCAGCGATGTACTCGCAACCgcccggggccgggcccgggctGATGCCCGACGACCTCTTGAAGGACggcgcgtcggcgtcggcatcggcgtcggcgacgggccCGCAGGACTTCTACTCGCGACTGCAGACGGGCAAGACGCTCTTCGGCGGGTCCGGGTTCTCGCTGGGGTGGACTGAGCAGCCGAGCGCCAAGGGcatgcccttcttcctcaaCGACCCGAACCGGTACGGCCGGCTAGCCGGGGAGCTCTCGCGCTTTGTCGCGAGCTCCATGTCGCCCAACAACCCCAACAAGCACGTGCcgacggacgacgagatccgGTACCAGGCGCGCTGGATCTTTTACGACGA CGATGACCCTTGGAACCAGACGCCGGCGGATACGCCCGAGTGGTTGGCCGAGTTCAAGAAGCAGGTTGGGCTGTAG
- a CDS encoding Putative GPI transamidase component PIG-T has translation MRRFLVIVLASFLASLGLAADYHEQLNLRPLPLSALLASFNFRSNTSLSDFESQNFRYFPRSLGQILQYAGTRELHLRFSLGRWDSESWGSRPWDGQREGGTGVELWAWLEAETDEEADQKWLTLTNALSGLFCASLNFVDGTRTTRPVMSFQPEGDHPEASIPNMQLLHGVLPKEVVCTENLTPFLKLLPCKGKAGISSLLDGHKLFDSSFQSMAIDIKPVCPQGKECILQIEQTIDMVLDIDRSKRPRDNPIPRPPPAHELKCDTTKPYHSDDTCYPLGLTTGQEWTLSQLFGKSIKGTCPLTDDDVPPVCIEVPHSRGVFTSGGATEILNPNGVSRCFKIGPESELEIVLPLEDKEGQDPTKELVEPPTPLIYAERSFTGHGQEHGGMQAILTNPSKDTEVEFIYMESLPWFMRVYLHTLNARIEGSAGSQPSIVEDIYYRPAVDRARGTQLELRMRIPPASTVFLTYDFEKSILRYTEYPPDANRGFDIAAAVITTLSPRTQSTRTTTLLLNLPTPDFSMPYNVIIFTSTAIALAFGGMYNILVRRLVGADEGPSPVLKAKIGALLGKLKGLLSRK, from the exons ATGCGCCGTTTCCTGGTCATCGTTCTTGCCTCCTTCCTGGCGTCCCTCGGCCTGGCCGCGGATTACCACGAACAGCTCAACCTCCGGCCGCTGCCCCTTTCTGCGTTGCTCGCGAGCTTTAACTTCCGGTCCAACACGTCGCTTTCCGATTTCGAGTCGCAGAACTTTCGATACTTTCCCCGGTCGCTCGGTCAGATATTGCAATATGCCGGCACGCGAGAGTTGCACCTGAGATTCAGCTTGGGACGATGGGACTCCGAGAGCTGGGGGAGTCGGCCGTGGGATGGACAGCGCGAGGGCGGGACGGGCGTGGAGCTGTGGGCAtggctcgaggccgagacggacgagga GGCCGATCAGAAGTGGTTGACGCTCACCAATGCACTCTCGGGTCTCTTCTGCGCATCGCTCAACTTCGTCGATGGAACCCGCACCACCCGACCCGTCATGTCATTTCAGCCCGAGGGTGACCACCCCGAGGCCTCTATTCCCAACATGCAGCTCCTGCACGGCGTTCTCCCGAAAGAGGTGGTCTGCACAGAGAACTTGACTCCTTTCCTGAAGCTTCTTCCCTGCAAAGGAAAGGCCGGCATCTCGAGTCTCCTGGACGGTCACAAGCTCTTCGACTCTTCGTTCCAGAGCATGGCCATTGACATCAAGCCCGTGTGTCCCCAGGGCAAGGAGTGCATTCTGCAGATCGAACAGACCATCGACATGGTTCTCGACATTGATCGATCGAAACGCCCGAGAGATAACCCGattcctcgcccgccgccagcgcACGAGCTTAAGTGCGACACCACGAAACCCTACCACTCCGATGACACGTGTTATCCGCTTGGCCTCACCACCGGTCAAGAATGGACGCTGTCCCAGCTGTTTGGCAAGTCGATCAAGGGAACATGCCCCTTGACAGACGACGATGTGCCTCCAGTGTGCATCGAAGTCCCTCACTCGAGAGGCGTCTTCACCTCTGGCGGCGCTACCGAGATCCTGAACCCGAACGGCGTATCGCGATGCTTCAAGATTGGCCCAGAGTCGGAACTCGAGATCGTCCTCCCTCTCGAGGACAAGGAAGGTCAGGATCCGACCAAGGAACTCGTcgagccgccaacgcctcTCATCTATGCCGAGCGCAGTTTTACTGGACACGGGCAAGAGCATGGCGGCATGCAGGCCATCCTTACGAACCCGAGCAAGGATACCGAGGTTGAGTTCATCTATATGGAATCTCTGCCGTGGTTTATGAGGGTCTACCTCCACACTTTGAACGCTCGCATTGAAGGATCCGCTGGTTCGCAGCCGtccatcgtcgaggacatATATTATCGCCCGGCCGTCGACCGTGCCAGAGGCACGCAGCTCGAGCTGCGCATGCGGATCCCTCCCGCCTCCACCGTTTTCCTTACTTATGATTTTGAGAAGTCAATCTTGCGTTACACCGAATACCCCCCCGACGCCAACCGTGGCTTCGACATTGCTGCGGCCGTCATTACCACGCTGAGCCCGCGTACGCAGAGCACGCGCACCACGACCCTGCTGCTGAATCTTCCCACGCCAGACTTCAGCATGCCATACAAtgtcatcatcttcacctCAACGGCGATAGCCCTCGCCTTTGGCGGGATGTACAACATCCTAGTTCGCAGGCTGGTTGGCGCTGACGAAGGCCCCAGTCCGGtgctcaaggccaagatTGGCGCACTCTTGGGAAAGCTCAAGGGTTTGCTCTCCAGAAAATAG
- a CDS encoding Putative arylsulfotransferase, with protein sequence MVRSALLLTATATLGLSHLASAQNSTADPWPWQTYRSEPALQPPSLKITQTGDVAEGHLFFDQSGSSAHNYSVFIMSNDNELIWEGPYGDVSAWRAQTLDGEPVLTMYTGITMPEPYGFGYGAVFIYDQTYRNIYNVTLDRHKDGLNLQTFAGWDASGLAGGSWIDMHEDLITPRGTMYVPANNVTQVDLTSVGGPADGWVVDSLFFEMDIKTNEILFQWSHLDHLDEIPLADSAAVYPLGDLGRNQSYPWGPFHINSIERFADGGFLVSSRYYCSIFKIAQDGSVEWTLNGRTGGSFALKNGLSFCYQHDARIHSEGNGTTLISLFNNDNSGVASGVNETSGILLTVNTATWEAALERELIDPSDAIFAVSQGNVQVLDDGSGHVVVGYGSTPKIKEFDAAGECVFTAQFGADRLVQSYRGHRYPWVGRPHYAPKAFACGADNNRTEVYMSWNGATENERWTVFAGASEDVLEEKSAVDKTGFETKASFAGLAQFVRVESSGEGIETGVSEVVAVEGQC encoded by the exons ATGGTTCGCTCTGCCCTCCTCCTtacggccacggccacccTTGGCCTCAGCCATCTAGCCTCGGCGCAGAACAGCACCGCAGACCCCTGGCCATGGCAGACCTACCGTTCTGAGCCCGCGCTGCAGCCCCCGTCTCTCAAGATCACGCAGACCGGGGACGTCGCAGAGGGCCACCTGTTTTTCGACCAGTCCGGCTCCAGCGCCCACAACTACTCCGTCTTCATCATGAGCAACGACAACGAGCTCATCTGGGAGGGCCCCTACGGCGACGTCTCGGCCTGGCGCGCCCAGACCCTGGACGGGGAGCCGGTGCTGACCATGTACACGGGAATCACGATGCCGGAGCCCTACGGCTTCGGCTacggcgccgtcttcatctACGACCAGACCTACAGGAACATCTACAACGTCACCCTCGACCGGCACAAAGACGGCCTCAACCTGCAGACCTTTGCGGGCTGGGACGCGTCCGGCCTCGCGGGCGGCAGCTGGATCGACATGCACGAGGACCTGATCACGCCCCGCGGCACCATGTACGTCCCGGCCAACAACGTCACGCAGGTCGACCTGACCTCCGTCGGCGGCCCCGCGGACGGCTGGGTCGTCGactccctcttcttcgagatGGACATCAAGACGAACGAGATCCTCTTCCAGTGGAGCCACCTGGAccacctcgacgagatccccctggcCGACTCTGCCGCGGTCTACCCCCTGGGGGATCTCGGACGTAACCAGTCCTACCCCTGGGGCCCGTTCCACATCAACTCGATCGAACGGTTTGCCGATGGCGGCTTCCTGGTGTCCTCGCGGTACTACTGCTCCATCTTCAAGATTGCTCAGGACGGGTCTGTCGAATGGACTCTGAAC GGTCGCACCGGTGGTTCTTTCGCCCTAAAGAATGGTCTGTCATTCTGCTACCAGCACGATGCCCGCATCCACTCGGAGGGCAATGGCACCACCTTGATCTCGCTGttcaacaacgacaacagcGGCGTTGCTTCCGG TGTCAACGAGACCTCGGGCATCCTGTTGACGGTCAACACGGCCACCTGGGAGGCCGCCCTGGAGCGGGAGCTCATCGACCCGTCGGacgccatcttcgccgtctCCCAGGGCAACGtgcaggtcctcgacgacggcagcggccaCGTGGTCGTCGGCTACGGCAGCACgcccaagatcaaggagtTCGACGCCGCGGGCGAGTGCGTCTTCACGGCGCAGTTCGGCGCGGACAGGCTCGTGCAGAGCTACCGCGGCCACCGGTACCCGTGGGTCGGCAGGCCCCACTACGCGCCCAAGGCCTTCGCCTGCGGCGCCGACAACAACCGGACCGAGGTCTACATGAGCTGGAACGGCGCGACGGAAAACGAGAGGTGGACCGTgttcgccggcgcctccgaGGACGTGTTGGAGGAGAAGTCGGCTGTTGACAAGACGGGCTTCGAGACCAAGGCCTCTTTTGCCGGGTTGGCTCAGTTTGTTCGCGTCGAGAGCAGCGGCGAGGGCATCGAGACCGGCGTGTCTGaggttgttgctgttgaagGTCAGTGTTAG
- a CDS encoding Putative major facilitator superfamily, MFS transporter superfamily, giving the protein MVPLRLAERLKATGYDDKIEPVQDLGGRTIVRVNDTEVVVSSATQKPNRSLWVAWMYIFDWYPSHYSKEEKHLVKKLDRVLLTLCCLCFYIKWLDQNALNSAYWSGMREELEIKGNEYSLFGTFYNIGYMVFEIPSMMIISRPQFARYYVPTMETLWSILTFTQSTLNSVSQIYGTRFLLGFLETPAATGSIYLLTSWYRSDEVFKRAGVWYVSSNMGAMFSGYLQAAVHVGLNGTHGMSGWRWLFIIDGCISISIAIAGFFLYPGLPTTQPRVWWLTEEERILAVARMQSQGTKQSSKIGKRMLKRVFTHWHFYVAVLTYVFFQCTSYVGGQMQAWLKKEADMNGTYTIEEINLIPTGVQGLAIVSGILITSLVMIYPMWIIFSCVTSVLLFSNVCLRIWNIPLGLHFTCYYLLGLTSCMTPILFPWIQMIMKDDNEARSFTTGAMMTIGWAFFSFYPITVFPILEAPRWSKGYTVNIVFIICYWTIFMIGQYLWRREEQTKKFDINQHGNSDADEFVKPEAIEVEIDDEKMKKETKA; this is encoded by the exons ATGGTCCCTCTCCGCTTGGCAGAACGCCTGAAGGCCACCGGCTACGACGACAAGATCGAGCCAGTTCAAGACCTGGGCGGCAGAACTATCGTCAGAGTCAACGACACGGAGGTCGTCGTCAGCTCCGCGACGCAGAAGCCAAACCGCTCTCTGTGGGTGGCATGGATGTACATCTTTGAC TGGTACCCGAGCCATTACTCCAAAGAGGAGAAGCATCTGGTCAAGAAGCTGGACCGCGTTTTGCTTACGCTGTGCTGCCTTTGCTTCTACATCAAGTGGCTCGACCAGAATGCCCTGAACAGTGCGTACTGGTCGGGTATGAGGGAAGAGTTGGAGATCAAGGGCAATGA GTATTCTCTGTTCGGCACCTTCTACAACATCGGCTACATGGTCTTCGAAATCCCCAGTATGATGATCATCTCACGACCTCAGTTCGCCCGCTATTATGTTCCAACGATGGAAACCCTTTGGTCCATTCTGACCTTTACTCAGTCCACTCTGAACAGTGTTTCGCAAATCTATGGTACCCGGTTCTTACTTGGTTTTCTCGAGACACCAGCGGCCACCGGGTCCATCTACCTACTTACATCTTGGTATCGATCTGATGAAGTCTTCAAACGTGCCGGCGTCTGGTACGTCTCGAGCAATATGGGTGCCATGTTCTCAGGGTATCTGCAGGCCGCTGTACACGTTGGTTTAAACGGAACGCACGGCATGTCTGGTTGGAGATGGCTGTTCATCATAGACGGctgcatcagcatcagcatcgccatcgccggaTTTTTCCTATATCCCGGCCTCCCCACCACGCAGCCTAGAGTCTGGTGGTTAACCGAAGAGGAACGCATACTTGCAGTCGCAAGAATGCAGAGCCAAGGCACCAAGCAGAGCTCGAAGATCGGGAAGCGCATGCTGAAGCGTGTCTTCACACACTGGCACTTCTACGTCGCCGTTCTCACCTACGTCTTCTTTCAGTGCACTTCCTACGTTGGAGGGCAGATGCAGGCGTGGCTCAAGAAGGAAGCGGACATGAACGGCACCTACACCATTGAGGAGATCAACCTCATCCCTACCGGCGTCCAGGGCCTCGCTATTGTGTCAGGCATCCTGATCACCAGTCTTGTCATGATCTACCCGATGTGGATCATCTTCTCCTGCGTTACCTCGGTTCTGCTTTTCTCTAACGTCTGTTTACGCATTTGGAACATCCCACTCGGTCTGCACT TCACGTGCTACTATCTACTCGGTCTCACCTCTTGCA TGACTCCTATACTTTTCCCTTGGATTCAAATGATCATGAAAGACGACAATGAGGCACGTAGCTTCACGACTGGTGCCATGATGACCATCGGCTGGGCATTCTTCAGCTTCTATCCCATCACCGTTTTTCCCATCCTGGAAG CGCCCCGCTGGAGCAAGGGGTACACGGTGAATATAGTATTCATCATTTGTTACTGGACAATCTTCATGATCGGGCAATATCTCTGGCGCCGGGAGGAGCAGACCAAGAAGTTCGACATCAACCAACATGGGAACTCCGATGCGGACGAGTTTGTCAAGCCGGAGGCAATCGAAGTAGAGATTGACGatgagaagatgaagaaggaaaCAAAAGCCTAA